The following are encoded in a window of Etheostoma spectabile isolate EspeVRDwgs_2016 unplaced genomic scaffold, UIUC_Espe_1.0 scaffold314, whole genome shotgun sequence genomic DNA:
- the manba gene encoding beta-mannosidase, translating to MTPCGNCVRVSGLLSGLFLGVFSGFGSVTVSLNGKWRLSNSNGSVSLPAQVPGCVHSALQLHGYIQDPYFRFNDVSYRWIALDNWTYTTTFPGSTQLRAKQKALLVFDGVDTVASVWLNGMVVGETDNMFRRYDFPVGDLLKDGDNVLNVSLVSPVVYASERRNAHSAYRVPPECPPHVQKGECHVNFIRKEQSSFSWDWGPSFPTMGLWKGVHLEAFDVLQLIQVSSVPLHNFSLSQWRVQVELLVDAVQTINGQIMLSIPELDSEQMFRTQFLPGKTKNSFTLHINTSSQVKLWWPNGHGDQPVYHLTVRVLQKGFLILKAESKIYFRTVELVQEPVVGSPGLSFYFRVNGKAIFLKGSNWIPAHSFQDQVSPAVLRNLLQSAVDANMNALRVWGGGVYEEDIFYSICDEMGIMVWQDFMFACAMYPTEDDFIQTVREEVIQQVRRLKSHPSIIVWSGNNENEAALATDWFGIPVSQRPTYLKDYVTLYVNNIRAIVQEEDQSRPFLVSSPTNGAESEQEGWVAANPYDPHYGDTHFYSYTLDCWDWRTFPRTRFASEYGFQSWPSFSTLQPVSVKEDWSYSSNFTSHRQHHEDGNQQMLLQAALHFHLPNSTDPLKRFTDTLYITQVMQAQCVKTQTEFYRRSQTEIIGGKGGTMGALYWQLNDVWQAPSWSSIEFGGKWKMLHYFAQNFFAAVLPVGFEDADTLLVYAVSDLRHQLTLRVVVSVYSWSDLDPVCTLKSDLLPVPGGSAVAILKRPITALLAGCGRCTRLSCMLVFHLEDSVGQRGPTNHHFLCSPRDAQGLQRPNITATVQQDKSGYSVILHSASVALFVWLDVGNVPGRFSSNGFLMLTRNRTVSFDAWRNTSITELSGSLTITSLRDVY from the exons ATGACTCCGTGTGGGAACTGTGTCCGTGTTTCTGGTCTTTTGTCGGGTTTGTTTCTCGGAGTTTTCTCCGGGTTTGGTTCAGTGACAGTAAGTCTGAACGGGAAATGGAGGCTGTCGAACTCCAATGGTTCAGTGTCGCTTCCTGCTCAGGTGCCTGGGTGTGTCCATTCAGCTCTGCAGCTACACGGATATATCCAG gATCCATATTTCAGGTTTAACGATGTGTCTTATCGGTGGATTGCTTTAGACAACTGGACTTACACGACCACATTTCCTGGCTCTACCCAGCTGAG GGCCAAACAGAAGGCGCTGCTTGTTTTTGACGGCGTCGACACTGTAGCATCAGTTTGGCTCAATGGAATGGTTGTCGGGGAGACGGACAACATGTTCCGTAGATAT GACTTCCCGGTCGGAGACTTGCTGAAGGACGGCGATAACGTGCTGAACGTGAGCTTGGTGTCTCCAGTTGTTTACGCATCTGAGCGGAGGAATGCTCACTCTGCCTACAGAGTTCCTCCTGAATGTCCTCCACATGTCCAGAAGGGGGAATGTCACGTCAATTTCATCAGAAAA GAGCAGAGCTCTTTCAGCTGGGATTGGGGGCCGTCGTTCCCCACGATGGGACTGTGGAAGGGAGTTCACCTGGAGGCGTTTGATGTCCTGCAGCTCATCCAGGTTTCCTCTGTTCCTCTGCACA ATTTCAGCCTTTCTCAGTGGAGAGTCCAGGTTGAGCTTCTCGTTGATGCGGTTCAGACCATAAATGGCCAAATCATGCTCTCCATCCCGGAGCTGGACTCAGAGCAGATGTTCCGGACCCAGTTTCTCCCAGGAAAGACCAAGAACAGCTTCACCTTACACATCAACACG AGCAGCCAGGTGAAGCTGTGGTGGCCCAACGGACACGGTGACCAACCCGTTTACCATCTCACTGTCCGAGTCCTTCAGAAAGGATTTCTGATCCTGAAGGCAGAGTCTAAG ATATATTTCCGCACAGTAGAACTTGTCCAGGAGCCAGTTGTTGGCTCTCCAGGGTTGAGCTTTTATTTCCGCGTCAATGGGAAAGCAATTTTCCTCAAAGGCTCCAACTGGATCCCAGCCCACTCCTTCCAGGACCAGGTCTCCCCTGCCGT CTTGAGGAACTTGTTGCAGTCAGCTGTGGATGCCAACATGAACGCCCTCAGGGTCTGGGGAGGAGGAGTGTATGAAGAGGATATCTTCTACAGCATCTGTGATGAGATGGGAATCATG GTATGGCAGGACTTCATGTTTGCCTGTGCTATGTATCCCACTGAGGACGACTTCATACAGACAGTGAGAGAAGAAGTCATCCAACAG GTTCGGCGCCTCAAGTCTCACCCTTCCATAATAGTTTGGAGTGGgaacaatgaaaatgaagcTGCTCTGGCGACAGACTGGTTCGGCATCCCAGTTTCCCAGAGGCCTACATACCTGAAAGACTACGTCACGCTGTATGTGAACAACATAAGGGCGATAGTTCAGGAG GAGGACCAGAGTCGCCCGTTCCTGGTCTCCAGTCCCACAAACGGGGCTGAGTCGGAGCAGGAGGGCTGGGTGGCAGCCAACCCCTACGACCCTCACTATGGAGACACCCACTTCTACAGCTACACTCTGGACTGCTGGGACTGGAGGACTTTCCCCCGGACCCGCTTCGCCTCTGAATACGGCTTCCAGTCCTGGCCTTCCTTCTCCACTCTGCAGCCG GTTTCTGTAAAAGAAGACTGGAGCTACAGCAGTAACTTCACCTCCCACCGTCAGCACCACGAGGATGGGAACCAGCAGATGTTACTGCAAGCTGCGTTACACTTCCACCTGCCCAACTCCACAGATCCTTTGAAAAGATTTACAGACACTCTCTACATCACTCAG GTCATGCAGGCTCAGTGTGTGAAGACACAGACCGAGTTCTATCGGCGGAGTCAGACTGAGATCATCGGGGGCAAAGGTGGCACTATGGGCGCTCTCTACTGGCAGCTTAATGATGTTTGGCAGGCGCCTTCCTGGTCATCCATCG agttTGGTGGGAAATGGAAAATGCTGCATTATTTTGCACAGAACTTCTTTGCCGCCGTCCTGCCGGTGGGCTTCGAGGATGCCGACACGCTGTTGGTCTACGCCGTCTCAGACCTGAGGCACCAGCTGACGCTCAGGGTCGTG GTGTCTGTGTACTCCTGGTCTGATCTGGATCCGGTGTGCACACTGAAGTCGGACCTGCTCCCGGTCCCTGGTGGCAGCGCAGTGGCCATTTTAAAACGGCCAATCACGGCCCTGCTGGCAGGCTGTGGTCGCTGCACCCGCCTCTCTTGCATGCTCGTCTTCCACCTGGAAGACAGCGTCGGCCAGCGGGGTCCCACCAACCACCACTTTCTGTGCTCACCCAGAGACGCTCAGGGACTCCAGAGACCCAACATCACA GCAACGGTGCAGCAGGATAAGAGCGGCTACAGCGTCATCCTCCACTCTGCCTCTGTGGCTCTTTTCGTCTGGCTCGATGTGGGAAACGTCCCCGGACGCTTCAGCTCCAACGGCTTCCTGATGCTTACCAGAAACAGGACGGTCAGTTTTGACGCGTGGCGTAACACCAGCATCACAGAACTCTCCGGATCGCTCACCATCACATCTTTAAGGGACGTatactga